Proteins encoded together in one Triticum dicoccoides isolate Atlit2015 ecotype Zavitan chromosome 7B, WEW_v2.0, whole genome shotgun sequence window:
- the LOC119340922 gene encoding uncharacterized protein LOC119340922 isoform X1 has translation MSLRSGSRLGKRPVEPDAHAEMGLGPDGGGSGSGHNVHDEMLHQDADGMAKRRKGVSAQLADWRKGVSAQLADYVADSESDSDDDFVLPVKGSASRLAGAAADYVPDSESDREDFVLPGDRGLKLPANLFTPFNLTEPNVVAMGSHMTGQGSGGSARARRGGIGQVNDRNEQLFSEESMLMHDSAEKAAGGIVKPLASAADKAFADVDFSEEVLRHESRNRGEGNSKLVLGNNDSGSAVSVGIPSGTRTRKFSRDDKGKGKMVAEEVLLPQKLSDDDMDWEPVVLQENQSVSGAADADVEPLWRQAARERAIKLAPKFAFFKADEDVHSDEDDEEELEPAADAQDWPGPYSTALRIMDDRDAKLRARELNPSSKLANDADNVILWTPLKNKKALLRPVPSLASLCMQTLASHAEGIESLGGIPEELKHKLLTELCRSRKMNTHLLTEILCDNPVALQLRECSWLNEDDFEAVFGKCMTESLEVLQLDLSGRCMPDYILPATLAKVPNCMPLLRKISLMGNYRLSDNGLDKLISAAPSLSSLNLSECSLLTSTGIENLANRLQSVLRELYINDCLNVDAMMVLPALKKIKHLEVLSMSGIQSVCDKFVNELIPIHGSNIRELAFAGCLKLTSSSIKTIGVNCPQLSSLDIRNLNRLRDSATRHLRDGCRLIKKLKLQKNTFSDVALSQFLEESGGSLTELSLNNIEKVGNLTARAIALKCSVRLEVLDVSFCRGLSNEALGLIVDSCSSLKTLKLFGCTQITDIFLKGHSNSLVKIIGIEGSILEQLGRC, from the exons ATGAGCTTGCGGTCAGGGTCTCGGCTCGGGAAGCGGCCGGTGGAGCCAGATGCCCACGCAGAGATGGGGCTTGGACCGGATGGAGGGGGGTCCGGGTCTGGACACAACGTGCACGACGAAATGCTGCACCAGGACGCCGACGGGATGGCGAAGCGGCGTAAGGGCGTATCGGCTCAGCTGGCCGACTGGCGTAAGGGCGTATCGGCTCAGCTGGCCGACTACGTGGCTGATTCAGAGAGCgacagtgatgatgactttgtGCTACCGGTGAAAGGGAGCGCAAGCAGGTTGGCTGGAGCGGCGGCCGATTACGTGCCTGATTCGGAGAGCGACAGGGAGGATTTTGTGCTGCCGGGGGATCGTGGCTTGAAGCTACCGGCAAACTTGTTCACTCCTTTTAATCTGACTGAACCGAATGTGGTGGCTATGGGTTCGCATATGACAGGCCAGGGGAGTGGTGGTTCTGCGAGGGCTCGTAGAGGGGGAATTGGACAGGTTAATGACAGGAATGAACAGCTCTTCAGTGAGGAGTCTATGCTCATGCATGATTCGGCAGAGAAGGCAGCTGGTGGCATTGTTAAGCCGTTAGCATCTGCCGCAGACAAAGCCTTTGCGGATGTGGATTTCAGTGAGGAGGTTCTCAGGCATGAGTCTAGAAATAGAGGCGAAGGAAACTCAAAGCTGGTTCTTGGGAACAATGATTCAGGTTCTGCTGTCAGTGTTGGTATTCCATCTGGTACCAGGACCAGGAAGTTCAGTCGTGATGATAAAGGAAAGGGGAAGATGGTTGCGGAAGAGGTTTTATTGCCCCAGAAGTTAAGTGATGATGACATGGATTGGGAACCTGTGGTTTTACAAGAGAATCAGAGCGTCTCAGGAGCAGCTGATGCTGATGTGGAGCCACTTTGGAGGCAAGCGGCAAGAGAGAGAGCTATTAAGCTGGCCCCAAAATTTGCATTCTTCAAAGCAGATGAAGATGTACATAGTGACGAAGATGATGAGGAAGAGTTAGAGCCTGCGGCTGATGCTCAGGATTGGCCAGGTCCATATTCTACTGCATTGAGGATCATGGATGATAGAGATGCTAAATTGAGAGCCCGGGAGTTGAATCCATCGTCTAAACTAGCTAATGATGCTGATAATGTCATTTTGTGGACACCTTTGAAAAACAAGAAAGCTCTGCTGCGCCCCGTCCCGTCACTTGCGAGCTTATGCATGCAAACTCTTGCAAGCCATGCTGAAGGTATTGAATCACTTGGAGGCATACCTGAGGAGTTAAAACATAAACTTCTCACGGAACTGTGCCGTTCTAGGAAGATGAATACCCATCTTCTTACTGAAATCTTGTGTGATAATCCTGTGGCACTGCAGCTTAGGGAGTGTTCGTGGTTGAATGAGGATGACTTTGAGGCTGTTTTTGGGAAATGCATGACTGAATCCTTAGAG gttctgcaGCTTGACTTATCTGGGCGATGCATGCCTGACTATATTTTGCCTGCTACCTTGGCAAAGGTTCCTAATTGCATGCCATTATTAAGAAAAATATCTCTGATGGGAAATTACCGTCTTTCTGATAATGGGTTAGACAAACTCATCTCAGCAGCACCTTCTCTGAGTTCGCTCAATTTAAGCGAGTGCTCTCTTCTCACATCAACTGGAATTGAGAATCTTGCTAATAGGCTGCAATCTGTATTGAGAGAACTATATATTAATGACTGCCTAAATGTGGATGCCATGATGGTTCTTCCTGCTCTAAAGAAAATTAAACATTTGGAGGTTTTATCAATGTCTGGCATACAGTCTGTCTGTGACAAGTTTGTGAATGAGCTCATTCCTATACATGGCTCTAATATAAGGGAGTTAGCGTTTGCTGGTTGCCT GAAACTGACCTCATCTTCCATTAAGACTATTGGGGTGAACTGCCCCCAGTTATCATCTTTAGATATACGAAACTTGAATAGGTTGCGTGACTCAGCAACAAGACATCTTCGTGATGGCTGTCGGCTTATAAAGAAATTAAAGCTTCAAAAGAATACGTTCAG TGATGTAGCACTGTCTCAGTTTTTGGAAGAATCTGGAGGATCTTTAACTGAGTTGAGCctaaacaacattgagaag GTTGGAAACCTTACTGCACGGGCGATTGCTCTCAAGTGCTCTGTACGCTTGGAGGTTCTGGATGTTTCCTTCTGCCGTGGTCTGTCCAATGAAGCTTTGGGGCTGATTGTTGACAGTTGCTCATCGTTGAAAACTCTCAAGCTATTTGGGTGTACCCAG ATCACGGATATTTTCCTCAAGGGCCACTCGAACTCATTGGTGAAAATTATTGGGATAGAAGGGAGCATACTGGAGCAATTGGGTCGTTGTTAG
- the LOC119340922 gene encoding uncharacterized protein LOC119340922 isoform X2, translating to MSLRSGSRLGKRPVEPDAHAEMGLGPDGGGSGSGHNVHDEMLHQDADGMAKRRKGVSAQLADYVADSESDSDDDFVLPVKGSASRLAGAAADYVPDSESDREDFVLPGDRGLKLPANLFTPFNLTEPNVVAMGSHMTGQGSGGSARARRGGIGQVNDRNEQLFSEESMLMHDSAEKAAGGIVKPLASAADKAFADVDFSEEVLRHESRNRGEGNSKLVLGNNDSGSAVSVGIPSGTRTRKFSRDDKGKGKMVAEEVLLPQKLSDDDMDWEPVVLQENQSVSGAADADVEPLWRQAARERAIKLAPKFAFFKADEDVHSDEDDEEELEPAADAQDWPGPYSTALRIMDDRDAKLRARELNPSSKLANDADNVILWTPLKNKKALLRPVPSLASLCMQTLASHAEGIESLGGIPEELKHKLLTELCRSRKMNTHLLTEILCDNPVALQLRECSWLNEDDFEAVFGKCMTESLEVLQLDLSGRCMPDYILPATLAKVPNCMPLLRKISLMGNYRLSDNGLDKLISAAPSLSSLNLSECSLLTSTGIENLANRLQSVLRELYINDCLNVDAMMVLPALKKIKHLEVLSMSGIQSVCDKFVNELIPIHGSNIRELAFAGCLKLTSSSIKTIGVNCPQLSSLDIRNLNRLRDSATRHLRDGCRLIKKLKLQKNTFSDVALSQFLEESGGSLTELSLNNIEKVGNLTARAIALKCSVRLEVLDVSFCRGLSNEALGLIVDSCSSLKTLKLFGCTQITDIFLKGHSNSLVKIIGIEGSILEQLGRC from the exons ATGAGCTTGCGGTCAGGGTCTCGGCTCGGGAAGCGGCCGGTGGAGCCAGATGCCCACGCAGAGATGGGGCTTGGACCGGATGGAGGGGGGTCCGGGTCTGGACACAACGTGCACGACGAAATGCTGCACCAGGACGCCGACGGGATGGCGAAGCGGCGTAAG GGCGTATCGGCTCAGCTGGCCGACTACGTGGCTGATTCAGAGAGCgacagtgatgatgactttgtGCTACCGGTGAAAGGGAGCGCAAGCAGGTTGGCTGGAGCGGCGGCCGATTACGTGCCTGATTCGGAGAGCGACAGGGAGGATTTTGTGCTGCCGGGGGATCGTGGCTTGAAGCTACCGGCAAACTTGTTCACTCCTTTTAATCTGACTGAACCGAATGTGGTGGCTATGGGTTCGCATATGACAGGCCAGGGGAGTGGTGGTTCTGCGAGGGCTCGTAGAGGGGGAATTGGACAGGTTAATGACAGGAATGAACAGCTCTTCAGTGAGGAGTCTATGCTCATGCATGATTCGGCAGAGAAGGCAGCTGGTGGCATTGTTAAGCCGTTAGCATCTGCCGCAGACAAAGCCTTTGCGGATGTGGATTTCAGTGAGGAGGTTCTCAGGCATGAGTCTAGAAATAGAGGCGAAGGAAACTCAAAGCTGGTTCTTGGGAACAATGATTCAGGTTCTGCTGTCAGTGTTGGTATTCCATCTGGTACCAGGACCAGGAAGTTCAGTCGTGATGATAAAGGAAAGGGGAAGATGGTTGCGGAAGAGGTTTTATTGCCCCAGAAGTTAAGTGATGATGACATGGATTGGGAACCTGTGGTTTTACAAGAGAATCAGAGCGTCTCAGGAGCAGCTGATGCTGATGTGGAGCCACTTTGGAGGCAAGCGGCAAGAGAGAGAGCTATTAAGCTGGCCCCAAAATTTGCATTCTTCAAAGCAGATGAAGATGTACATAGTGACGAAGATGATGAGGAAGAGTTAGAGCCTGCGGCTGATGCTCAGGATTGGCCAGGTCCATATTCTACTGCATTGAGGATCATGGATGATAGAGATGCTAAATTGAGAGCCCGGGAGTTGAATCCATCGTCTAAACTAGCTAATGATGCTGATAATGTCATTTTGTGGACACCTTTGAAAAACAAGAAAGCTCTGCTGCGCCCCGTCCCGTCACTTGCGAGCTTATGCATGCAAACTCTTGCAAGCCATGCTGAAGGTATTGAATCACTTGGAGGCATACCTGAGGAGTTAAAACATAAACTTCTCACGGAACTGTGCCGTTCTAGGAAGATGAATACCCATCTTCTTACTGAAATCTTGTGTGATAATCCTGTGGCACTGCAGCTTAGGGAGTGTTCGTGGTTGAATGAGGATGACTTTGAGGCTGTTTTTGGGAAATGCATGACTGAATCCTTAGAG gttctgcaGCTTGACTTATCTGGGCGATGCATGCCTGACTATATTTTGCCTGCTACCTTGGCAAAGGTTCCTAATTGCATGCCATTATTAAGAAAAATATCTCTGATGGGAAATTACCGTCTTTCTGATAATGGGTTAGACAAACTCATCTCAGCAGCACCTTCTCTGAGTTCGCTCAATTTAAGCGAGTGCTCTCTTCTCACATCAACTGGAATTGAGAATCTTGCTAATAGGCTGCAATCTGTATTGAGAGAACTATATATTAATGACTGCCTAAATGTGGATGCCATGATGGTTCTTCCTGCTCTAAAGAAAATTAAACATTTGGAGGTTTTATCAATGTCTGGCATACAGTCTGTCTGTGACAAGTTTGTGAATGAGCTCATTCCTATACATGGCTCTAATATAAGGGAGTTAGCGTTTGCTGGTTGCCT GAAACTGACCTCATCTTCCATTAAGACTATTGGGGTGAACTGCCCCCAGTTATCATCTTTAGATATACGAAACTTGAATAGGTTGCGTGACTCAGCAACAAGACATCTTCGTGATGGCTGTCGGCTTATAAAGAAATTAAAGCTTCAAAAGAATACGTTCAG TGATGTAGCACTGTCTCAGTTTTTGGAAGAATCTGGAGGATCTTTAACTGAGTTGAGCctaaacaacattgagaag GTTGGAAACCTTACTGCACGGGCGATTGCTCTCAAGTGCTCTGTACGCTTGGAGGTTCTGGATGTTTCCTTCTGCCGTGGTCTGTCCAATGAAGCTTTGGGGCTGATTGTTGACAGTTGCTCATCGTTGAAAACTCTCAAGCTATTTGGGTGTACCCAG ATCACGGATATTTTCCTCAAGGGCCACTCGAACTCATTGGTGAAAATTATTGGGATAGAAGGGAGCATACTGGAGCAATTGGGTCGTTGTTAG